The following are from one region of the Arthrobacter sp. TMP15 genome:
- a CDS encoding DUF222 domain-containing protein, translating to MSIPVMAPGERGEEATQDVAALLGAIAALPSIEPFGTDNPSLAGLPPLIGFPPPQPEPPSQLGVVRGVHDGAIAALAVVKRLEDATAACKAALLGRLMGAVEVERVLVDLDRNQSSLAQSSAVLEAALVLGIPERTAAALTHHCVEVLKHPVTFKALQAGVLSWRHACTIADEITTVKESSGISAPEVAAFQTRLLVLAPGATASVFASKARRARESTFPDTLTTATKEAFTRRKMFCEEGRDGMSWLSLHLPTLAAAGIMTHCTRTARAIKNHTNTHPTPHPNPGPDPSSGHGSGSGNGVGGDRGEYRTLDQLRVDVAALLLMGQELPANNYTKTGSNNTSKTSTSTNAPERNNDDRNNNDRSNAPDSSSRPGTSKTSTSSNAPDWGHRGGSAGTSGHCTSESSSGGFSSGFGVRLVDPEPIWTHTDPDPNTHVTTDPDPKDRDATGGGAIGGGAIGGDVRESCLGREADSLHNPGNPIQGYLPVQERPAAEKGAGRGLGGEGSAVDDAHPALAQDVAGDSGVDAGVDVGVDVLVVGELVGDGSGFVNGVIDGIVEDQQQEYLDQLHALAQGKVITDPPLPKALILLKVPFLGLLGITDEPAELVGIGTGPVPEEIARKLMAASHTFLRVLTDPISGEALALNPDRYTLSNAEKAVLQALTGGCYIPNCPYPVMDTELDHLNAWEHGGTTAMTNLRPACARHHRLKHFKDDKDRHGNYRRYQEPHRQNIRLRGWTPQPTPDGRIGWITPSGNYQKPQHQEPQRTQYPTWLKKHINHTLNPPKENTTKHHKKRHK from the coding sequence ATGAGTATTCCGGTGATGGCCCCCGGGGAACGGGGCGAGGAAGCCACACAGGATGTGGCCGCACTCCTTGGTGCGATAGCCGCTCTTCCTTCTATTGAACCCTTCGGCACTGACAATCCATCCTTGGCAGGATTACCGCCACTGATTGGCTTTCCCCCGCCACAGCCGGAGCCGCCCTCTCAGTTAGGTGTGGTGCGTGGTGTTCATGATGGTGCTATCGCCGCTTTGGCGGTAGTGAAGCGTTTAGAAGACGCTACCGCGGCGTGTAAAGCGGCCCTGTTGGGACGATTAATGGGTGCGGTAGAAGTAGAACGAGTTTTAGTTGATCTAGACCGGAACCAATCATCACTAGCGCAAAGTAGTGCCGTGTTGGAAGCAGCTTTGGTCTTAGGGATCCCTGAACGAACAGCTGCCGCACTCACGCATCACTGCGTGGAGGTTCTAAAACACCCAGTCACGTTCAAGGCTTTACAAGCAGGGGTTTTATCTTGGCGGCACGCATGCACGATCGCTGATGAGATCACCACTGTCAAAGAGAGCAGTGGCATCAGTGCCCCTGAAGTCGCCGCTTTCCAGACCCGATTGCTGGTGCTAGCACCCGGGGCTACCGCATCAGTGTTTGCCTCCAAAGCCCGCCGGGCCCGTGAGTCAACATTCCCAGATACCCTCACCACCGCCACCAAGGAAGCCTTCACACGGCGTAAAATGTTCTGCGAAGAAGGCCGCGACGGGATGTCCTGGCTAAGCCTGCATCTACCCACCCTGGCCGCAGCAGGAATCATGACGCACTGCACCCGCACAGCACGAGCCATCAAAAACCACACCAACACCCACCCCACACCACACCCTAACCCCGGCCCCGACCCCAGCTCCGGTCATGGTTCCGGTTCTGGGAATGGGGTTGGGGGAGATCGTGGGGAATACAGAACTCTGGATCAACTTCGTGTTGACGTTGCTGCACTACTACTGATGGGCCAAGAACTACCCGCCAACAACTACACCAAGACCGGCAGTAACAACACCAGCAAGACCAGCACCAGCACCAACGCTCCTGAGCGCAACAACGACGATCGGAACAACAACGATCGCAGCAACGCTCCTGACAGCAGTTCCAGGCCCGGCACCAGCAAGACCAGCACCAGCAGCAACGCTCCTGACTGGGGTCACCGCGGTGGCAGTGCTGGTACTTCCGGGCACTGTACTAGCGAGAGTAGTTCCGGGGGATTTAGCTCGGGCTTTGGGGTGAGGTTGGTTGATCCGGAGCCTATCTGGACACACACAGATCCTGACCCCAACACTCACGTAACCACAGACCCTGACCCCAAAGACCGTGATGCCACAGGCGGTGGTGCCATAGGTGGTGGTGCCATAGGTGGTGACGTGCGTGAATCCTGCCTTGGACGTGAGGCTGACTCCCTGCATAATCCAGGTAACCCGATTCAGGGGTACCTCCCTGTTCAAGAGCGCCCCGCGGCTGAGAAGGGGGCTGGGAGGGGATTAGGTGGTGAGGGCAGTGCGGTGGATGATGCGCACCCTGCCCTTGCCCAGGACGTCGCTGGCGATAGTGGTGTAGATGCTGGTGTAGATGTTGGGGTGGATGTTCTGGTGGTGGGGGAGTTAGTGGGGGATGGGTCAGGTTTCGTCAATGGGGTCATTGACGGGATCGTGGAAGATCAGCAACAAGAATACTTAGACCAGCTTCACGCACTGGCTCAGGGGAAAGTCATTACGGATCCGCCGCTACCAAAGGCATTGATTCTCCTGAAGGTTCCTTTCCTGGGCTTGTTAGGGATAACTGATGAGCCCGCGGAGCTTGTGGGTATCGGCACCGGTCCGGTACCAGAAGAAATCGCAAGGAAACTCATGGCAGCCTCACACACGTTCCTGCGCGTGCTCACCGATCCGATCAGTGGGGAAGCGTTAGCGTTGAACCCTGACCGGTACACACTTAGCAACGCTGAAAAAGCTGTGCTGCAAGCCCTGACTGGGGGTTGTTACATCCCTAATTGTCCTTATCCAGTAATGGACACTGAGCTGGATCACCTGAACGCGTGGGAACACGGGGGGACCACGGCCATGACTAATCTTCGCCCTGCCTGCGCACGTCACCACCGCCTCAAGCACTTCAAGGACGATAAAGACCGCCACGGTAACTACCGCCGCTATCAAGAACCACACCGGCAAAACATTCGTCTTCGTGGCTGGACCCCTCAACCCACCCCCGACGGACGCATCGGCTGGATCACCCCATCAGGGAACTACCAAAAACCCCAACATCAAGAACCCCAACGCACCCAATACCCCACCTGGCTCAAAAAACACATCAACCACACCCTCAACCCACCAAAAGAAAACACCACCAAACACCACAAAAAACGCCACAAGTAG
- a CDS encoding MFS transporter — MKYKHTEGLPQQGPGNTALAEPTSNVKHRWTASIVLVNVGINAAFFGPIQVLLGQQAADFSEADKEGILALVTGAGAAVSLVANPLFGTFSDRTTSRFGRRVPWVFIGALLGIIGLLGLAGAPSIAAMTLLWCVVQLGANGALAATTAAIPDQVPVRQRGTIGGLASMGTVVGILVGAAIAAGVAGNFSLGFIICAVALLVGMVPYLFLANDQVLDARDKPPFTWPNFVKGFWISPQRYPDFAWAWITRFLVNVGNHLVTLYLLFFLTDAVGFENPEFGVLILTGVYAVLTLITAVIGGRWTDRVGKRKPFVIASSAIIALAALILAFFPTWAGALVGAAVLGIGYGVYLAVDFALLTQVLPSATSRGKDMGVINVANSLPQVIAPIIAWPLVTIFGGYVTLYVVAAVIGLLGAVFVVKIKSVD, encoded by the coding sequence GTGAAGTACAAACATACCGAGGGTCTCCCTCAACAGGGGCCCGGTAATACGGCCTTGGCTGAGCCAACTAGCAATGTAAAACACCGGTGGACTGCCTCCATAGTGCTGGTCAATGTAGGCATCAATGCAGCATTCTTTGGTCCTATCCAGGTATTGCTTGGACAACAGGCTGCAGATTTCAGCGAAGCTGACAAGGAAGGCATTCTAGCGCTGGTGACAGGTGCCGGGGCTGCTGTGTCACTTGTTGCCAACCCACTTTTTGGTACGTTCAGCGACAGAACAACCTCACGGTTTGGCCGGCGGGTTCCATGGGTGTTCATCGGAGCCCTGTTGGGAATCATTGGATTGTTAGGTCTGGCTGGGGCACCGAGCATTGCCGCCATGACATTACTTTGGTGCGTTGTTCAATTGGGTGCAAACGGTGCGCTCGCGGCCACGACGGCCGCCATTCCAGACCAAGTTCCGGTGCGACAGCGCGGCACCATTGGCGGGCTCGCTTCGATGGGCACCGTGGTGGGAATCCTTGTGGGCGCCGCTATTGCTGCAGGAGTGGCAGGGAATTTCTCGCTTGGATTCATTATTTGCGCTGTGGCCCTGTTGGTTGGCATGGTTCCTTACTTGTTCTTGGCAAACGACCAAGTGCTTGATGCGCGGGACAAACCACCCTTCACGTGGCCGAATTTTGTCAAGGGCTTTTGGATCTCCCCGCAGCGGTACCCTGATTTTGCGTGGGCGTGGATCACCAGATTCCTGGTCAATGTGGGCAATCATTTGGTGACTTTGTATTTACTCTTCTTCCTGACCGATGCTGTGGGTTTTGAGAACCCGGAATTCGGTGTTTTGATACTCACCGGTGTCTACGCCGTGCTGACGTTAATCACTGCAGTCATTGGTGGACGGTGGACAGACAGGGTGGGCAAACGTAAACCATTCGTCATCGCATCGTCAGCCATCATCGCCTTAGCTGCGCTGATCTTGGCGTTCTTCCCAACGTGGGCCGGTGCGCTCGTGGGAGCTGCTGTCCTAGGGATTGGTTACGGAGTTTACTTGGCTGTTGACTTCGCACTTCTTACGCAAGTTCTGCCGTCGGCAACCAGTCGGGGCAAAGATATGGGAGTGATTAACGTGGCGAATTCTCTGCCACAGGTCATTGCGCCGATTATTGCTTGGCCGCTTGTCACAATTTTCGGTGGCTACGTGACGCTCTATGTTGTAGCAGCTGTCATCGGACTTTTGGGTGCTGTTTTCGTGGTGAAGATAAAGAGCGTCGATTAG
- a CDS encoding helix-turn-helix domain-containing protein: MTLHAPKVSPALEPSEQAALARTLTGEGDVTVFVDGTAHRLGGNSRDAVVDLLSRLSRGDTVSVASIADLLTTSQAAELAGISHTFLRNLTDRGEVGVQYRGSHRRIHRQDIMAWLSTQKGVPPKDPSQDPSQTANE; encoded by the coding sequence ATGACATTACATGCCCCTAAAGTCAGTCCGGCACTGGAACCATCTGAGCAGGCCGCGCTAGCACGGACCCTTACCGGCGAGGGAGACGTGACAGTGTTTGTGGACGGAACTGCACACCGTCTCGGCGGCAACTCTAGGGATGCCGTAGTGGATCTGCTGTCCCGCCTCTCCCGTGGAGATACTGTCAGCGTGGCCAGTATTGCCGACCTACTCACCACCTCACAGGCTGCGGAGTTGGCGGGAATTTCACACACATTCCTGCGCAACCTCACGGATCGAGGGGAAGTAGGCGTGCAATACCGTGGCTCGCACAGGCGCATTCACCGGCAAGACATCATGGCTTGGTTATCCACACAAAAGGGTGTGCCACCAAAAGATCCCTCACAAGATCCGTCACAAACAGCTAACGAGTAG
- a CDS encoding ATP-binding protein has translation MDATVGKFIADFAALVALAQKESTALPDGGRFLEELNDHLGIPPVQLSVVVEEIPSHRLVDADILLAEMAAADPNSQLLGIANDQRNHLSLSDMIQHAVSYNNFPLSQPDYTNVAVGPVEQRQVVAMGLWLFNYAGSPVAVLQRAANPQFGRQFASLEVLALHPSTAAALLAGVRTGMEKRSVFKGQVISLVGSDYGSSIAGVTFNVRPDLSSAEVILPDGVLNRVEEHTLGIGRAAAALNVHSQHLKRGLLLYGPPGTGKTHTVRYLLSRSEGVTAVLLSGGSLARITEATTMARALAPSIVVLEDCDLIAEDRSFGHGPQPLLFEVLDAMDGLDSDCDVAFVLTTNRVDMLERALVQRPGRVDLAVEIPLPSEHERKALLQLYAHGIGFSLGSLLAAAAQSAGTTASFAKELIRRAVVAASLAGEDPADSHLRQAVAQLMADDQALTRNLLGSTELGSHPSSGTRNPTSKEEQS, from the coding sequence ATGGACGCTACCGTGGGGAAATTCATCGCTGACTTCGCTGCCCTTGTGGCGTTGGCTCAAAAAGAATCAACGGCCTTGCCCGATGGCGGACGGTTCCTAGAGGAGCTGAACGATCATCTGGGCATCCCACCTGTCCAGCTCAGCGTTGTCGTGGAAGAAATCCCCTCTCACCGTTTGGTCGATGCTGACATCCTCTTGGCTGAAATGGCTGCTGCCGATCCGAACAGCCAGCTCTTGGGCATAGCCAACGACCAGCGAAACCACTTGTCACTCAGCGACATGATCCAGCACGCAGTTTCTTACAACAACTTTCCACTCTCTCAGCCGGACTACACGAACGTGGCTGTGGGCCCGGTCGAGCAGCGTCAAGTAGTGGCCATGGGACTGTGGCTCTTTAACTATGCAGGCTCTCCTGTGGCCGTGCTTCAGCGTGCAGCCAATCCACAATTTGGCCGCCAATTCGCTTCCCTTGAGGTCCTGGCACTGCACCCTTCAACAGCAGCTGCGTTGTTGGCTGGGGTACGTACTGGCATGGAGAAGCGCAGCGTCTTCAAGGGCCAAGTAATCTCCCTGGTGGGAAGTGACTACGGATCAAGTATTGCTGGCGTAACGTTTAATGTTCGCCCCGACCTGAGCAGCGCAGAGGTAATTTTGCCCGACGGCGTGCTCAACCGGGTGGAGGAACACACGTTGGGAATTGGGCGGGCCGCCGCAGCACTCAACGTCCACAGCCAGCATCTCAAGCGCGGGTTGTTACTTTATGGCCCGCCTGGCACCGGGAAAACCCACACTGTGCGTTATTTGCTCAGCCGCAGTGAGGGGGTCACGGCGGTCCTTTTATCCGGTGGTTCGCTGGCTCGTATCACCGAGGCCACCACGATGGCCCGGGCCCTTGCCCCGTCAATAGTTGTTCTAGAAGATTGTGACCTCATTGCCGAGGACAGGAGCTTTGGCCACGGTCCGCAGCCACTTCTCTTTGAAGTCCTTGACGCCATGGATGGGCTCGACAGCGACTGCGACGTGGCCTTTGTATTGACTACCAACCGTGTAGACATGCTCGAACGTGCTCTTGTGCAACGCCCGGGGCGCGTCGATCTGGCAGTGGAAATACCACTGCCTTCCGAACACGAACGCAAGGCGCTCTTGCAGCTGTATGCTCACGGAATCGGTTTCTCACTGGGATCTTTGCTGGCGGCAGCGGCGCAGTCCGCAGGGACAACGGCGTCGTTCGCAAAAGAACTCATCCGACGCGCGGTCGTGGCCGCATCCTTGGCCGGAGAAGACCCCGCAGATTCTCATCTTAGACAGGCCGTGGCCCAACTAATGGCAGACGACCAGGCCCTCACCCGCAACCTACTGGGCAGCACCGAGTTGGGCAGTCACCCATCTAGCGGCACCAGAAACCCCACCAGCAAGGAAGAGCAATCATGA
- a CDS encoding Gfo/Idh/MocA family oxidoreductase, which yields MTPKIRTALLGFGLAGSVFHAPSLASLEQFSLDVIVTSDPERQAAAKAAYPNAAILTRLEWDRTGSQENIDLVVVATPPATHVALATMALESGCAVVVDKPFTLTSVEGEALIALAKERGQLLTTYQNRRWDGEFLTLQKLLGEGALGEVRRFESRLERWQPDITKAWKAQASAADGGGLLFDLGTHLIDQALELFGPVAAVYGELAARRPAELADDDVFVALRHVSGVISHLWMNLNVAQKGPRFRVLGSESAYVKVTADIQENQVMAGILPGNPEYGVDPQECWGLLGHDGVAMPVPTVRGNFALFYELLSAAVLSGGDVPVDPADSVASLRIIEQIRNTSDQGRVDG from the coding sequence ATGACGCCAAAAATCCGCACTGCACTCCTAGGATTTGGGCTGGCAGGCAGTGTTTTTCACGCGCCGTCGCTGGCCTCACTGGAGCAGTTCAGCCTCGATGTGATTGTGACCTCGGATCCGGAACGCCAGGCGGCTGCCAAGGCCGCGTATCCGAATGCTGCAATCCTCACCCGGCTGGAGTGGGATCGCACGGGAAGCCAGGAGAACATCGACTTGGTGGTGGTGGCAACCCCGCCCGCCACACATGTTGCTCTTGCCACCATGGCACTTGAATCCGGGTGTGCCGTTGTTGTTGACAAGCCTTTTACGCTGACAAGTGTAGAAGGTGAGGCGTTGATTGCGCTGGCCAAGGAGCGTGGGCAGCTTTTGACGACCTATCAAAACCGTCGCTGGGACGGGGAGTTCTTAACACTGCAAAAACTACTCGGCGAAGGTGCTCTGGGAGAAGTGCGCAGATTTGAATCCCGGCTTGAGCGGTGGCAACCGGATATCACCAAAGCGTGGAAAGCGCAGGCGAGTGCGGCCGACGGCGGAGGGTTGCTTTTTGATCTCGGCACACACCTCATAGATCAGGCACTTGAGCTGTTTGGCCCCGTGGCAGCTGTCTATGGAGAACTTGCTGCGCGGCGACCAGCGGAATTAGCCGACGACGACGTTTTCGTGGCACTTCGGCACGTTAGCGGCGTGATTTCACACCTCTGGATGAATCTCAATGTTGCGCAAAAAGGACCGAGGTTCCGTGTTCTGGGTTCGGAATCTGCGTACGTAAAAGTGACTGCCGATATTCAGGAAAATCAAGTGATGGCGGGCATCCTGCCAGGAAATCCTGAGTATGGAGTAGACCCGCAGGAATGTTGGGGCCTGCTTGGCCATGACGGAGTCGCGATGCCCGTGCCAACTGTGCGCGGTAATTTCGCCTTATTCTATGAGCTACTTTCTGCGGCCGTCCTCTCCGGTGGAGATGTTCCGGTGGACCCAGCAGATTCCGTGGCGTCGTTGCGCATCATTGAACAAATTCGAAACACCAGCGATCAAGGACGTGTTGACGGGTAA
- a CDS encoding PLP-dependent aminotransferase family protein, whose amino-acid sequence MNTPNSGANAAAETLSEETVDALARAQNEAASTPSTTPAAATHRHDALLSARAANIKQSAVRDVFEISMQPGLVSLAGGNPYLQSLPLDRLAATAANIISEHGLEALQYGGGQGTLELRTQICEVMAAEGILDADPENVVITSGSQSAQDVAAKVFCDPGDVILLEDPTYVGALNTFEAYQVDVRPVAGDEQGLIPDALRSTIAAVQAEGKRIKLLYTIPNFNNPSGVMLAPERRQEIVDLCREANILVLEDNPYGLLKFDGVLPQPMRAANPDDVLYLGSFSKIFAPGLRIGWALVPAHLKQRYYLASEAVTLCPPAFNQLLVSEYLRSYDWQGQISTYRALYSERCAALLAALDDFMPAGVTWTRPEGGFFVWLTLPEGIDTYPLLYTGIDAGVVFVPGAAFSTTAGPSNNLRLAFSAVPAEALREGVKRLAPVLAHALENYNHPES is encoded by the coding sequence GTGAACACTCCAAACTCCGGCGCCAATGCAGCCGCCGAAACCCTGTCAGAAGAAACCGTCGACGCTTTGGCCCGGGCTCAAAACGAAGCGGCGTCCACGCCCTCCACCACACCGGCCGCAGCCACTCACAGACATGACGCCCTGTTGTCCGCTCGAGCGGCAAACATCAAGCAGTCGGCGGTGCGTGATGTATTTGAAATTTCAATGCAGCCAGGCCTGGTTTCTCTTGCCGGCGGCAACCCTTACTTGCAGTCTCTGCCGCTGGATCGCCTAGCCGCCACGGCCGCAAACATCATCTCTGAGCATGGCTTGGAAGCACTGCAGTACGGCGGGGGCCAGGGAACCCTTGAATTGCGCACCCAAATTTGTGAAGTTATGGCTGCCGAAGGCATTCTCGACGCCGATCCTGAGAACGTTGTTATCACTTCCGGATCCCAGTCTGCCCAAGATGTTGCCGCCAAGGTCTTTTGCGATCCAGGTGATGTGATCCTGCTTGAGGACCCTACATATGTTGGCGCACTCAACACCTTTGAAGCGTACCAAGTTGATGTTCGCCCGGTGGCTGGGGACGAACAGGGACTCATCCCCGACGCATTGCGCAGCACAATCGCCGCTGTGCAGGCCGAAGGCAAACGCATCAAGCTGCTGTACACGATCCCCAATTTTAACAACCCCTCGGGCGTCATGTTGGCCCCGGAACGTCGGCAGGAAATCGTAGACCTATGCCGTGAGGCGAATATTTTAGTGCTGGAGGACAACCCTTACGGATTGTTGAAGTTCGACGGCGTTCTGCCGCAGCCCATGCGCGCGGCCAACCCCGACGACGTGCTGTATTTGGGCTCATTCTCGAAGATCTTTGCACCAGGGCTACGCATCGGCTGGGCGCTTGTCCCGGCGCACCTGAAACAGCGCTACTACTTGGCAAGCGAAGCTGTCACTCTGTGCCCCCCAGCATTTAACCAACTCTTAGTCAGTGAATACCTGCGCAGCTACGACTGGCAGGGCCAGATCAGCACCTACCGTGCACTGTACTCGGAACGCTGCGCAGCATTGCTGGCGGCCCTGGACGACTTCATGCCAGCGGGTGTCACGTGGACCCGCCCTGAAGGCGGCTTCTTCGTCTGGCTCACGTTGCCCGAGGGAATCGACACGTACCCCTTGCTGTACACGGGGATCGATGCCGGTGTGGTTTTTGTACCTGGCGCGGCATTTTCAACAACGGCGGGTCCCAGCAACAATCTCCGGCTAGCGTTCAGCGCTGTTCCGGCTGAGGCGCTGCGGGAAGGCGTGAAGCGTCTGGCCCCGGTTTTGGCACACGCCCTCGAGAACTACAACCACCCTGAAAGCTGA
- a CDS encoding DUF2079 domain-containing protein, whose product MTTLQKNIPPAGARSASAFLRRPTAFARSATHPIILSSLVGILSLTVYSIFSWLQWRSFTIRSWDLGIFTQLAKSYANFSPPIVSLKGEGYNLLGDHFHPLLVLLAPVYRLFPSAYTLLVIQNVLLALSVLIVCHYAIKRLGKLPGVCIGIGYALSWGLASAVDSQFHEVAFAVPLLALSLVALLDERWRSVWIWASLLVFVKEDLGLTVFVIGLVMAWRARTAAGLWLSLWGVAWFVLATKVILPAMNPGDQWAYQSQLNINGLLRDPGSLFHPDKVTTVLLLLLITAGLALLSPLILIVLPTLAWRFLSDLPVYWGQEWQYSAVLMPIVFCAAIDALSRRKLLNSIRLRQLAGISILLVSIVLTSQYAFGKLAHPDKNFPLTTAASSQRALAAVPDGVSVETDISLMSYLTDRTEVYWIGNKNPAPDYVLIDVSGRSDITPTTAATEAEQRFPGTRFTTVFADARYQVAQRQ is encoded by the coding sequence GTGACCACACTGCAAAAGAACATCCCCCCAGCAGGTGCCCGCTCTGCCTCAGCCTTTCTGCGGCGACCTACAGCTTTTGCCCGCTCGGCCACGCACCCCATCATCCTTTCCAGTTTGGTGGGCATACTCTCTCTCACCGTGTATTCAATATTCTCCTGGCTGCAATGGCGGAGCTTCACCATCCGCTCGTGGGATCTGGGTATCTTCACTCAATTGGCCAAGTCCTACGCGAACTTCAGTCCGCCCATCGTGAGCCTCAAGGGCGAGGGTTACAACCTATTAGGCGATCACTTCCACCCCCTCCTCGTCCTTCTCGCACCCGTTTATCGCCTATTCCCCAGCGCCTATACATTGCTCGTGATACAAAACGTATTGCTGGCCCTCTCCGTCCTGATTGTGTGCCACTACGCAATTAAGCGGCTAGGAAAACTCCCCGGCGTGTGCATCGGGATCGGCTACGCGCTGAGCTGGGGACTGGCATCAGCGGTCGATTCCCAGTTCCACGAGGTTGCTTTCGCGGTCCCGTTGCTGGCACTCTCACTAGTTGCCCTACTTGACGAGCGGTGGCGATCTGTATGGATCTGGGCGTCCCTGCTTGTGTTTGTCAAAGAAGATCTGGGTCTGACAGTGTTTGTTATCGGCCTTGTCATGGCATGGCGCGCCCGGACCGCAGCAGGCCTATGGCTCTCCCTCTGGGGTGTTGCTTGGTTTGTGCTCGCAACCAAAGTCATCTTGCCGGCCATGAACCCCGGGGACCAGTGGGCGTATCAAAGCCAGCTGAATATCAATGGGCTACTCCGCGACCCGGGCTCACTTTTCCACCCGGACAAGGTCACAACAGTTCTGCTGCTTCTGCTCATCACAGCCGGACTCGCCCTACTATCTCCCTTGATATTGATCGTCTTACCCACCCTGGCATGGCGCTTCCTCTCGGATCTGCCCGTTTATTGGGGCCAGGAATGGCAGTACAGTGCGGTGCTCATGCCGATTGTTTTCTGCGCTGCCATTGATGCGCTCTCGCGCCGAAAACTACTCAATTCTATTCGGCTAAGACAACTTGCAGGCATAAGTATTCTGCTGGTTTCCATTGTACTGACGAGCCAATACGCGTTTGGGAAACTGGCTCATCCAGATAAGAACTTCCCGCTCACCACAGCGGCATCTTCACAGAGGGCCTTGGCGGCAGTGCCCGACGGCGTGAGCGTCGAGACAGATATCTCACTGATGAGTTACCTGACCGACCGAACCGAAGTTTATTGGATCGGCAATAAGAATCCGGCTCCAGATTACGTACTGATTGATGTCTCCGGGCGCTCCGACATTACTCCTACAACCGCGGCCACTGAGGCCGAACAGCGCTTCCCTGGCACCCGTTTCACCACCGTCTTTGCAGACGCACGTTATCAAGTGGCTCAACGCCAGTAG
- the ald gene encoding alanine dehydrogenase: MIIGVPEEVKNNEFRVALTNSGVHELTRSGHTVLVQNGAGEGSGITDAEYADAGAQLVASAEELWARSDMVVKVKEPISSEYAYFRKGLVLFTYLHLAAEPALTRSLVAAGVTAIAYETVQIGRTLPLLAPMSAVAGRLSVQVGAQCLTAPAGGKGMLLGGVPGVRPANVTILGAGVSGTHAAAMAIGAGADVTILDINIDRLQELDAHYRGRLKTVASNSLEIERSLLQADLVIGSVLIPGARAPKLVSNDLVSRMKPGSVLVDIAVDQGGCFADTRPTTHADPTFMVHNSVFYCVANMPGAVPNTSTYALTNVTLPYTLALANLGVVPALTADPALLAGLNVAGGSVTHHSVSSAHGLALEENWRALL, translated from the coding sequence ATGATCATAGGCGTTCCCGAAGAGGTAAAAAATAACGAGTTCCGTGTGGCCCTGACCAATTCAGGGGTCCATGAACTTACCCGGAGCGGTCACACCGTGCTGGTGCAAAATGGCGCAGGAGAGGGTTCTGGTATTACCGACGCCGAATATGCTGATGCGGGTGCGCAGTTGGTGGCATCTGCCGAAGAGTTGTGGGCGCGTTCGGACATGGTGGTGAAGGTCAAGGAGCCCATCAGTAGTGAGTATGCGTATTTCCGCAAAGGCCTGGTGTTGTTTACCTATTTGCATTTGGCCGCGGAGCCGGCATTGACGCGCTCACTGGTGGCCGCCGGAGTTACTGCCATTGCCTACGAGACAGTTCAAATTGGGCGCACCCTGCCTCTGCTGGCACCCATGTCTGCTGTGGCGGGACGGCTTTCAGTCCAGGTGGGCGCCCAATGCCTAACAGCCCCTGCTGGTGGGAAGGGGATGCTCCTAGGCGGAGTACCGGGAGTCCGTCCGGCGAATGTCACAATTTTGGGTGCAGGGGTTTCCGGCACCCACGCCGCTGCCATGGCTATTGGTGCCGGTGCTGACGTGACAATTTTGGACATCAACATTGACCGGCTGCAGGAACTTGACGCTCATTACCGTGGCCGGCTAAAAACTGTGGCCTCAAATTCGCTGGAGATCGAGCGGTCCCTCTTGCAGGCCGATTTGGTGATTGGATCGGTGCTCATTCCCGGTGCCAGGGCACCCAAGCTTGTGAGTAATGACTTGGTTTCGAGAATGAAGCCGGGATCGGTTTTGGTTGACATCGCCGTTGATCAGGGCGGCTGTTTTGCCGACACCCGGCCCACAACCCATGCAGATCCCACCTTCATGGTGCACAACTCAGTCTTTTATTGCGTAGCGAACATGCCAGGCGCAGTGCCGAACACCTCCACCTACGCTCTCACCAACGTGACCCTGCCCTACACCTTGGCGCTGGCCAACCTTGGTGTGGTGCCCGCCCTCACGGCTGATCCGGCCCTACTGGCGGGCCTGAACGTAGCAGGCGGCTCTGTCACCCACCATTCGGTTTCAAGCGCACACGGTCTTGCACTTGAGGAAAACTGGCGAGCGCTGTTGTAG